ATCGTCCCGTGTCCCGCCTCGCGCTCGCGGGCGCCGCTCTGATCGCGATCCGGCCCGCGCTCTGGTTCGCGCAGACGCTCGCCGACGTGCCGGGAATGATCGTGCTCGCCGCGGCGCTGCCGGCCGTCCTCTACGGAATCACCGTGCGGTGGATCGATCGCGGCGAGCGCGAGCCGCTCGCGGCGATCGCCGCGGCGGTCTTCGCCGGCGCCGTGGTGGCGGCCTGGCTTTCGCACGCGGCGAACGCCCGCCTCCTCGAATGGGCCGACACCGTCGCGAGCGCCGACGCCGCGCGTCCGCTCGCGGCCGGATTCGGCGCGCCCCTCGTCGAGGAGACCGCCAAGGCGCTCGCGTTGCTGCTCGTCGTCGCGCTCGTGCGCGACCGCTTCGGCGGCACGCTCGACGGCATCGTCTACGGGGCGCTCGTCGGCATCGGCTTCGCGTTCACCGAGAACGTCGTCTACCTGACGTTCGCGACCCTCCAGGGCGGCCCGGCGGGCCTGCTGCGCGGCGTCTACGTGCGCGCGCTCCTCGGCGGGGGCAACCACGCCGCCTTCACCGCGACGACCGGGGCGGCGCTCGGCTGGGCGGCGCGGCGATCGCGTCCCGGAGGCCGGTGGCTCGTGCCCGCCCTCGGCCTCGCCTTCGCGA
The Deltaproteobacteria bacterium genome window above contains:
- a CDS encoding PrsW family intramembrane metalloprotease, which gives rise to MSRLALAGAALIAIRPALWFAQTLADVPGMIVLAAALPAVLYGITVRWIDRGEREPLAAIAAAVFAGAVVAAWLSHAANARLLEWADTVASADAARPLAAGFGAPLVEETAKALALLLVVALVRDRFGGTLDGIVYGALVGIGFAFTENVVYLTFATLQGGPAGLLRGVYVRALLGGGNHAAFTATTGAALGWAARRSRPGGRWLVPALGLAFAMLQHVVWNAVAASAIQGVLCGPELTGGPCRPTPTDTSLFVVVPVLTAIFVAPGLMTLGAIALLAARSEEPG